Below is a genomic region from Helicobacter pylori.
GACCCCAAAAGATCTTTATAGGTTTCATAAGTCTTATTGTTTCTTGCGACTTTGGATTTGTGTTCGCCTGTGCCGCTCATTTTAGCCTTATTGCCCGCTTCCGCATACGGCGGATTGATATAGATAATGAGCTTTTTTAACTTCTCTTTATCTTTTAAAATTTCTTGCAAGCTTTTAGGCACTTTTTCACCAAAAAAATCATCGTTTAAAAAGTCAAATTGGAAAACATGGTTTTCTAGCAGATTCAGTTTGTTGGCAGCGGCTAATTCTTTAACGATCGCCACATCGTTGCTGTCTAAAGTGGATAGAAAACAATTAGCTTTATTAGTCAAGCCATTCAAAAGATTCCCAGTCCCCCCAGCGCAATCCCAAATGATATAATCCTCTTGATAATCTTGCCCCAAAGCTTTAGCCAAATATTCTTGACTCTTTTCCACCCAGATTCTAGGGGTGAAAAACGCTCCCTTCCTTTCCCTCACATCGCTTGGCACTAACAAATCGCGCCGCTCTAAAATAAACGCTTGAAACTCTAACTTAGGAGGCCTTTCATAAATCCCCCAAAATTCTTTGTGGGCTTGTTGGCCGTCTGTGAAACCAATTTCCATAAAATCTATTTTACCTAACTCATTCACACCCCTTTTCAATTTATAATAACTGGAGCTTAAAATCGTTTGCAATTTCTCAATAATGGTTTTAACGCCATCGCTAAGCAAATCCGCCAAATAATAATCTGCGTCTAAAATGCCTTTAGCTTTAGCGACCTCCCAATTTATGTCAATGGTGGGCTTGACAATTTCAAACCACTTTTGATAGATCGTAAAGAAATTGTTTTTGTCAATTTGGATTTTGCTGAGCAAGCGGCTAGAATTTAAATATTTTTTGATAAATTCTTTGCATTCTTGGCTTTGGGTTTTAAAGTTAAAAACGAATTTATGGGATTTGCACATGGCTTTAAACGCGTCTAAAGCGTGTTTAAAACCATCTGTGTTGTGGTTGCTTGGGGTGATAGAAAAATCTATATCGCTTTTATAAAAAAAACTTGTGATTGTGTCATTAAAGGCGATAAATTCCATTCTGAAAGCGTTGAAAGCGCACAAATAGGGTGGTGTGTGGTGGGTATAGAACCTATGCTTGCCTATGGTTAAAAGCAGTTGCGTGAAAGCTTTGTCCAAATCGCCAAAATCGCCCCTTTTGGCTTCGCCCCATAAAATGGGTAAGGTGGCGTTAGGGAGCTTATAGCTTAGCATGAAATCTATCTTATCACCGCTATAAAGGAATTTTTTATCCTTAAAAAACTCGGCTTTGATTTGGCTTTTTAAAGGTTCTTCATTGAGGTTACTGAAATCTAAAGGCATTCAAAACACCACCGTTTTGTTTTCATGCACAAAGACTCTGTCTTCTAAAACGAGTTTTAAAGCCCTAGCCAAAACCAGTTTTTCTATATCCTTACCCGCTAGGCGCATTTTTTCCACGCTGTAATTGTGGTTAATGGGCAGAGTGTCTTGTAAAATAATTGGCCCGGCATCAAGGCTTTCATTCACAAAATGTGCCGTGGCCCCGATGACTTTCACGCCCCTTTCAAACGCTTGCTGGTAAGGGTTAGCCCCAATGAATGCGGGCAAGAAACTATGATGGATATTAAGAATCTGATTTTCATAGCGCTTCGTAAAATCATGGCTTAAAATGCGCATGTATTTGGCTAAAACGAGCAAATCCGCGCTCACTTTGTGTTTTAATTCCAGGTTTTTGATGATTGCTAAAACCTCTTTTTCATGCAAAATTTGATCAACACAAGGCGCGTAAAAATAAGGGATGTCAAATTTTTCCACTAAAGGGCGTAAAATCTCGTAATTAGAAATAACGCCTAAAATTTGAGCGTTCAATTCCCCCCCATACACCCTTAAAAGCAAATCCCCTAAACAATGGCTCTCTTTAGTAGCGAGTAAAATAATGTTTTTTTTATGCGTTAAAATGACTTCAATCAGTAGCTCGCTAAAGTTTTCTAAGGCTTTAAAAAGAGCGGTTTTTAAGGATCGCTCTTCTTGCTCTTTAATTTCAGTATTCAAGGGCTTGATTTCTTTTTGGATTTTTAGCCGCATGAAAAAGCGCTGTTTTAAGGGATCAACAAATTCATCGTTTTTAACGATGTTATAGCCCTTGTTAGCGATAGTGGTGCTTATTGCGCTCACTAAGCCTTTAGAGTCTCTAGCTTGAATCTTTAAAATAAATTCTAACATCTTCATCTCATCAATAATTGATAGCCAAAGGCTTGCGTGATGATATTGCTTGCTGATTGCGTGGCCTTTTCAATGAAGCGTTCCATAGGGCTTTTTTCTAGCCAATAGGCTTTTTTAACCTTACTCAATTCTATTAAGCGATCTTGGGCTTGCTTAATCGTGCTGATTTTATCAATGAGTTTTAATTTTAGAGCGTTTTGAGCGCTAAAAACCTTCCCTTCAGCAAAATCCTTATAATCCTTAGCGTTTAATTTCCTGGCTTTAGCAACATCATTCACAAACATTTGGTATTGTTCATTGACTAAATTTTGCAAAAATTCTTTTTCGTTAGGTTTCCATGCTCTGGTGAAAGTGCCTATTTCTTTGTATTCGCCCGCATGCACGCCTTGAGTGGCTACGCCGACTTTATTGAGCAAATTTTCCACATTCGCGCCTGAAAAAATCACCCCAATCGATCCGATCAAGCTCGCTTTAGAGGCATAAACTTCGCTCGCTTGCATGCCCGCATAATAGCTCCCGCTCGCCATAACCCCCCTAGCATACGCTAAAACGGGCATTTTTTGCTTCAAATCAGCGATTTTTTCGCTCAATTCCACGCTCGCTGACACCGCCCCACCAGGAGAATCAATCAAAAGCAAAACGCCCTTAATGCTAGGGGTTTTTAGGATTTTATCCACTTCTTTGTCAAAATCTTCGGTGCTAAAAATCGCCCCATTTAAATAGAGTTTAGCGAGATTGGGCGGTTCGCTTGGGGTGCTTTCTTTAGTGCTAAAAAAGACTAACACAATCAATAACAGCACAAACGACTTGAAATACTTCGTGATAAAATCTAAAGGCATAATGATTAAAGCCTTAAAGATTTTTTGAATGAAACTCCACATGCAACTTTTCCTAAACTTAATATTTGACCATAAGAGTGTATTATACTTCAAATGTTTTAAGGATTAAATCATGGCGTGTAAATTTTGCCCTAAGATCAGAAAAACAGATTGGATTTTTATTTTAATCGCTGCTTTAGGCTTTTATTCAGTCAATAAGCTAGGGTATGTGCCCCAATTCAATACCCCCACTCCAAAATCTTCACGCCCCATTGAAAAGCCTAACAATATGACCGAAGAAGAAAGGAAGAAGCGTTTTATAGAGTTACAAAAAGCATGCTTGCTCCATAAAGACAAAAAGGCATGCGAAGAAGTTTTTTAGATCGCCTTTGTTGTTTTTGCGCTTTTAGGGTCATGCTACTTGTAAGTTTTAATGCCTTTTTTGTTTGTAAAAAGGCTTTTTTTAGCGGTGGTTTTTAGTTATTCTAACACCCCCCAACACCCCAAAATTCAGGCACTCTTAAGCTAAGTCTAAGTCTACTATAATCAAAGGATTTTAAAGGGAACTTAAAATCGTATTTATATTTGAGAATTTGATAAAAATATTAAAGGAAAATATATCATGAAAGCCTTTGTGGTTGATTTAGATGAAAGAGAAAATCGTGAAGTTTTATGCAAGTTTCATTTTGACAGAGGGGGGAAAA
It encodes:
- the purU gene encoding formyltetrahydrofolate deformylase, which produces MLEFILKIQARDSKGLVSAISTTIANKGYNIVKNDEFVDPLKQRFFMRLKIQKEIKPLNTEIKEQEERSLKTALFKALENFSELLIEVILTHKKNIILLATKESHCLGDLLLRVYGGELNAQILGVISNYEILRPLVEKFDIPYFYAPCVDQILHEKEVLAIIKNLELKHKVSADLLVLAKYMRILSHDFTKRYENQILNIHHSFLPAFIGANPYQQAFERGVKVIGATAHFVNESLDAGPIILQDTLPINHNYSVEKMRLAGKDIEKLVLARALKLVLEDRVFVHENKTVVF
- the sppA gene encoding signal peptide peptidase SppA codes for the protein MWSFIQKIFKALIIMPLDFITKYFKSFVLLLIVLVFFSTKESTPSEPPNLAKLYLNGAIFSTEDFDKEVDKILKTPSIKGVLLLIDSPGGAVSASVELSEKIADLKQKMPVLAYARGVMASGSYYAGMQASEVYASKASLIGSIGVIFSGANVENLLNKVGVATQGVHAGEYKEIGTFTRAWKPNEKEFLQNLVNEQYQMFVNDVAKARKLNAKDYKDFAEGKVFSAQNALKLKLIDKISTIKQAQDRLIELSKVKKAYWLEKSPMERFIEKATQSASNIITQAFGYQLLMR